A DNA window from Anastrepha ludens isolate Willacy chromosome 6, idAnaLude1.1, whole genome shotgun sequence contains the following coding sequences:
- the LOC128867368 gene encoding acetyl-CoA carboxylase isoform X4, which produces MEIDNKTSGEPLKEPSQITSNNSGDCGSRIKKVQFSNENITIENHHNNVDGSGQLHNTHCNKSNHSDISISKNEISMSNDTSAERPSFLVGDEIDANGQDEVSEAGDEFPQKMQHENRPQIDLMERRKRLRPSMSRGTGLGQDRYQDRDFHIATPEEFVKKFGGTRVINRVLIANNGIAAVKCMRSIRRWSYEMFKNERAVRFVVMVTPEDLKANAEYIKMADHYVPVPGGANNNNYANVELIVDIALRTQVQAVWAGWGHASENPKLPELLNKEGLVFLGPPDRAMWALGDKVASSIVAQTAEIPTLPWSGSELKAQYTGKKIKISSELFQRGCVSNAEEGLAAAKKIGFPVMIKASEGGGGKGIRRVDIAEEFPALFRQVQSEVPGSPIFVMKLARGARHLEVQLLADQYGNAISLFGRDCSIQRRHQKIIEEAPAIIAQPEVFEDMEKSAVRLAKMVGYVSAGTVEYLYEPDGQYYFLELNPRLQVEHPCTEMVSDVNLPAAQLQIGMGVPLYRLKDIRLLYGESPWGSSVIDFETPVNKPQPSGHVIAARITSENPDEGFKPSSGTVQELNFRSSKNVWGYFSVAASGGLHEYADSQFGHCFSWGENRTQARENLVIALKELSIRGDFRTTVEYLITLLETNSFLDNSIDTAWLDALIAERVQSDKPDILLGVVCGALHIADRQINEAFSSFQTSLEKGQIQAANTLTNVVDVELINGGLRYKVQTAKSGSNSYFLLMNNSYKEVDIHRLSDGGLLISLEGASYTTYMKEEVDRYRLIIGNQTCVFEKENDPSLLRSPSTGKLINLLIEDGAHVSKGQAYAEIEVMKMVMTLTSQEAGTVSFLRRPGAVLEAGSLLGHLELDDPSLVTKAQPYKNPFPQSDNLQVPEKLNRTHNMFKAILENTLAGYCLPEPYNAQRLRDVIEKFMTSLRDASLPLLELQEVIASISGRIPVSVEKKIRKLMTLYERNITSVLAQFPSQQIAAVIDSHAATLQKRTDRDVFFLTTQSIVQLVQRYRNGIRGRMKAVVHELLRQYYEVESQFQHGSYDKCVALVRENSKDDMQKVVNTIFSHAQVSKKNLLVTLLIDHLWSFEPGLTDELANTLSELTSLNRAEHSRVALRCRQVLIAAHQPAYELRHNQMESIFLSAVDMYGHDFHPENLQRLILSETSIFDILHDFFYHTNRQVCNAALEVYVRRAYTSYELTCLQHLELSGGLPIVHFQFLLPTAHPNRLFPRMVQDGGEPATKVLGSSFMRTGCMSAFDSFEHFEMYSDEILDLLEDYASPAFVSAKILEAVEAVDSISDGRLSTSINVSLSDPITRANAVEEAKSTEPIHIVSVAVRDNGDMDDLQMAHIFGNFCKLHRDELFQRRIRRITFAALKKRQFPKFFTYRARDNFEEDRIYRHLEPACAFQLELNRMKSYELEALPTANQKMHLYLGKAKGSKSPEVTDYRFFIRSIIRHSDLITKEASFEYLQNEGERVLLESMDELEVAFSHPHAKRTDCNHIFLNFVPTVIMDPAKIEESVTKMIMRYGPRLWKLRVLQAELKMLIRQSPQAPTQAIRLCIANDSGYFLDIAMYTEVTDPETGIIKFKAYGEKLGSLHGHPISTPYMTKDFLQQKRFQAQQNGTTYVYDIPDMFRQMTERHWKEFSKARPTVDIRIPEKILIECVELVLDDDNLIEMQRLPGENNCGMVAWRIVLATPEYPEGREMIVIANDLTFLIGSFGIKEDVLFNKASQLARSRKVPRIYISVNSGARIGLAEEVKSMFKVAWEDPEEPDKGFKYLYLTTEDYSKVASLNSVRAILIEDEGEPRYKITDIIGKEDGLGVENLRYAGLIAGETSQAYNEIVTMSMVTCRTIGIGSYVVRLGQRVIQIDNSHIILTGYAALNKLLGRKVYASNNQLGGVQIMYNNGVTHKTEALDLDGVYTLLQWLSYIPAYIGCDVPIVLPNDRIDRSVDFMPTKSPYDPRWMLAGRVNPANSNEWENGFFDRDSWAEIMNSWAKTVVTGRARLGGVPVGVIAVETRTVEVELPADPANLDSEAKTLQQAGQVWYPDSSYKTAQAIKDFGREELPLIIFANWRGFSGGMKDMYEQIIKFGAYIVDGLREYKKPIIIYLPPNAELRGGAWAVLDSLINPRYMETYADPEARGGVLEPEGIVEIKYKEKDLLKTIHRLDTTTIALKQELEQLNAAGDKINAALVEEKLKTRISQLMHVYHTVAVHFADLHDTPERMLEKECISEIVPWRDSRRLLYWRLRRLLLEDALIKKLIKAQESLSVGQAKQMLRRWLVEDRGATDSYIWDKNEEMVHWYEEQKGPDSVVTKNINAVKQDAIISRITEMLEDCPHVALDAVVSICQGLTPMNRGTVVRTLAQLELNEETTASNTQG; this is translated from the exons GGACCGAGATTTTCATATTGCCACACCGGAAGAGTTTGTCAAAAAGTTTGGTGGTACGCGCGTCATTAATCGTGTACTGATTGCCAATAACGGCATTGCCGCCGTAAAATGTATGCGCTCGATTCGTCGTTGGTCCTATGAGATGTTCAAGAATGAACGTGCTGTTCGCTTCGTTGTGATGGTCACACCTGAGGATCTGAAAGCCAATGCGGAATACATCAAGATGGCAGATCACTATGTCCCAGTGCCTGGTGGTGCAAATAACAATAACTACGCCAACGTTGAGTTGATCGTGGACATTGCACTACGGACTCAGGTTCAG GCTGTCTGGGCTGGTTGGGGACATGCTTCCGAGAATCCGAAATTGCCGGAATTGTTAAATAAGGAGGGTCTTGTCTTTCTGGGCCCACCCGATCGTGCTATGTGGGCGCTTGGTGATAAAGTTGCTTCATCAATTGTTGCCCAGACCGCCGAAATACCAACCCTGCCCTGGTCTGGATCCGAGCTGAAGGCCCAGTACACTGGCAAGAAAATTAAGATTTCGAGTGAATTGTTTCAACGCGGTTGCGTTAGTAACGCCGAAGAGGGCCTGGCAGCAGCCAAGAAAATTG GCTTCCCAGTCATGATTAAAGCCTCCGAAGGTGGTGGTGGTAAAGGTATACGTCGTGTAGATATTGCCGAGGAATTCCCCGCACTTTTCCGTCAAGTGCAATCTGAGGTACCCGGCTCACCCATATTTGTGATGAAACTTGCGCGCGGCGCCCGCCATCTTGAGGTGCAATTGCTTGCCGATCAGTATGGCAATGCGATAAGTTTGTTTGGACGTGATTGCTCCATACAACGTCGCCATCAAAAGATTATCGAGGAGGCACCAGCGATTATTGCACAGCCCGAAGTATTTGAGGATATGGAGAAATCCGCTGTTCGTCTAGCGAAAATGGTGGGCTACGTAAGTGCTGGTACTGTGGAATATTTATACGAACCAGACGGGCAATACTATTTCCTAGAATTGAATCCGCGTTTGCAAGTGGAGCATCCTTGTACAGAAATGGTATCAGATGTAAATTTGCCTGCTGCGCAATTGCAAATCGGTATGGGTGTACCCCTTTATCGTTTGAAAGATATTCGTCTTCTATATGGTGAATCACCATGGGGCTCGTCGGTGATAGATTTTGAAACGCCTGTGAATAAGCCACAACCATCAGGACATGTAATTGCTGCACGTATTACATCGGAAAATCCAGATGAAGGTTTTAAGCCGAGTTCAGGTACGGTGCAGGAGTTGAATTTCCGTTCCAGTAAGAATGTGTGGGGCTACTTCAGTGTCGCTGCCTCGGGTGGTTTGCACGAATATGCCGATTCACAGTTTGGTCACTGTTTCTCTTGGGGAGAAAACCGAACACAGGCTAGAGAAAATCTTGTTATTGCCCTGAAGGAGCTTTCCATTCGTGGTGATTTCCGCACCACCGTTGAATATCTAATAACACTGCTGGAAACCAACAGTTTTCTAGACAACAGCATTGATACTGCTTGGTTGGATGCATTGATTGCAGAACGTGTACAATCGGATAAACCCGATATACTTTTGGGTGTTGTTTGTGGTGCTTTGCACATCGCTGATCGCCAAATCAATGAGGCCTTCTCAAGCTTCCAAACTTCACTTGAAAAAGGCCAGATTCAAGCAGCCAACACGCTAACAAATGTAGTCGACGTAGAGCTAATCAACGGCGGGCTGCGTTACAAGGTGCAGACCGCAAAAAGCGGTTCAAACTCTTACTTCCTACTCATGAATAATTCCTACAAAGAAGTTGATATCCATCGTCTGTCTGACGGTGGTCTCTTGATTTCACTCGAAGGCGCCTCGTATACGACTTACATGAAAGAAGAAGTAGATCGATATCGTCTAATAATTGGTAATCAAACCTGTGTCTTCGAAAAGGAAAACGATCCCTCTCTTTTGCGCAGTCCATCCACcggtaaattaattaatttattgataGAAGATGGTGCGCATGTTTCCAAGGGACAAGCCTATGCTGAGATAGAGGTAATGAAAATGGTAATGACACTCACTTCTCAAGAAGCAGGCACTGTGTCATTCCTACGTCGTCCTGGTGCAGTACTGGAAGCTGGTTCACTTCTGGGGCACTTGGAATTAGATGACCCATCATTGGTAACAAAAGCACAGCCTTATAAAAACCCCTTCCCGCAATCCGACAATCTACAGGTGCCTGAGAAGCTCAATCGTACGCACAATATGTTCAAAGCAATTTTGGAGAATACATTGGCCGGTTACTGCCTACCCGAGCCGTATAACGCACAACGTTTACGTGACGTCATCGAAAAATTCATGACAAGCTTGCGCGATGCTTCATTACCGCTGCTCGAATTACAAGAGGTGATCGCCTCTATATCAGGTCGTATACCCGTGTCTGTAGAGAAAAAGATACGCAAATTGATGACGTTGTATGAGCGCAACATAACAAGTGTTTTAGCACAATTCCCATCGCAACAAATAGCGGCGGTCATAGACAGCCATGCTGCTACGCTACAGAAACGCACCGACCGTGACGTGTTCTTCCTAACCACACAGAGTATTGTACAGCTGGTGCAACGCTATCGCAATGGCATTCGGGGACGCATGAAGGCCGTCGTGCACGAGCTATTGCGCCAATATTATGAAGTCGAGTCTCAGTTCCAACATGGCAGCTATGACAAGTGCGTGGCTTTGGTGCGCGAAAACAGCAAGGACGATATGCAAAAGGTAGTCAATACCATCTTTTCCCATGCCCAAGTTTCGAAGAAGAATTTACTGGTGACATTGCTTATTGATCATTTGTGGTCGTTTGAACCTGGTCTCACTGATGAGCTCGCAAATACCCTGAGCGAACTAACATCGCTAAATCGTGCTGAACATTCACGCGTCGCATTGCGTTGTCGCCAAGTGCTGATTGCCGCCCATCAACCAGCATATGAACTGCGTCACAACCAAATGGAATCCATCTTTTTATCTGCGGTTGATATGTATGGCCATGACTTCCATCCGGAGAACCTGCAACGTCTCATATTGTCTGAGACGtcgatatttgatattttacacGATTTCTTCTATCACACAAATCGTCAAGTTTGCAATGCTGCGCTGGAAGTTTACGTAAGACGCGCCTATACATCTTACGAGCTTACTTGCTTGCAGCATTTGGAATTGTCTGGTGGTCTGCCAATTGTGCacttccaatttttacttcCCACCGCTCACCCCAACAG ACTATTCCCACGCATGGTGCAAGACGGCGGTGAGCCTGCCACGAAAGTGCTCGGTTCGTCCTTCATGCGTACCGGCTGCATGTCCGCGTTCGACTCATTCGAACATTTCGAGATGTATTCGGATGAAATCTTGGATTTGTTGGAGGACTACGCATCGCCCGCCTTTGTAAGCGCGAAG ATCTTAGAAGCCGTCGAGGCCGTCGATTCCATTTCCGATGGACGCCTCAGCACCTCAATCAATGTCTCACTCTCCGATCCCATTACCCGCGCAAACGCTGTGGAAGAGGCCAAATCTACCGAACCCATTCACATAGTGAGCGTTGCAGTACGCGACAACGGTGATATGGATGATTTACAAATGGCGCacatttttggcaatttctGTAAACTGCATCGCGATGAACTGTTCCAACGCCGCATACGCCGCATTACCTTTGCAGCGCTGAAAAA ACGCCAATTCCCGAAATTCTTTACATACCGTGCGCGCGACAACTTCGAAGAGGATAGAATATACCGACACCTGGAGCCAGCTTGTGCTTTCCAACTCGAATTGAATCGTATGAAATCATATGAATTGGAGGCCTTACCAACAGCAAATCAAAAAATGCATCTCTATCTGGGCAAGGCTAAGGGTTCGAAGAGTCCGGAGGTCACCGACTATCGTTTCTTCATACGGTCCATTATCCGGCATTCGGATCTTATCACTAAGGAAGCTTCTTTCGAATATTTACAAAACGAAGGCGAGCGTGTATTGCTAGAGTCAATGGACGAATTGGAAGTGGCCTTCTCACATCCGCATGCCAAGCGCACTGATTGTAATCATATTTTCCTAAACTTCGTGCCAACAGTAATAATGGATCCAGCGAAGATTGAAGAATCCGTTACGAAAATGATAATGCGCTACGGCCCGCGTCTATGGAAGTTGCGCGTGCTACAAGCGGAGCTGAAAATGCTCATTCGTCAATCCCCGCAAGCGCCGACTCAAGCCATACGGTTGTGTATTGCCAATGATTCGGGTTACTTCTTAGATATCGCTATGTACACGGAAGTCACAGACCCAGAGACGGGAATC ATCAAATTCAAGGCGTATGGAGAGAAACTAGGCTCACTGCATGGCCATCCAATATCAACGCCTTACATGACAAAAGATTTTCTGCAACAGAAACGTTTCCAGGCCCAACAAAATGGCACAACTTATGTCTACGACATACCGGATATGTTCCGTCAAATGACAGAACGCCACTGGAAGGAGTTCTCGAAAGCACGTCCCACCGTAGACATAAGAATacctgaaaaaattttgatcgAATGTGTAGAACTGGTATTAGATGATGATAATCTCATTGAGATGCAGCGCTTGCCTGGCGAGAATAAT TGTGGTATGGTTGCATGGCGCATTGTGCTAGCCACTCCAGAGTACCCCGAAGGGCGCGAAATGATTGTAATTGCCAATGACCTGACATTTTTGATTGGCTCTTTCGGCATCAAAGAAGACGTTCTCTTCAATAAAGCCTCGCAGTTGGCACGCAGCAGAAAAGTGCCTAGG atatatatttcGGTGAATAGTGGAGCGCGTATCGGTCTTGCCGAAGAGGTGAAATCAATGTTTAAGGTAGCATGGGAGGATCCCGAAGAGCCAGACAAGGGTTTCAAATATCTCTATTTAACCACGGAAGACTACAGCAAAGTGGCAAGTTTGAATTCAGTTCGTGCTATACTTATCGAAGATGAGGGTGAGCCACGCTATAAGATTACCGACATCATTGGCAAGGAAGATGGTTTGGGTGTAGAGAACTTGCGCTATGCCGGTTTAATTGCCGGTGAAACGTCGCAGGCGTATAACGAAATTGTCACCATGTCTATGGTGACTTGCCGTACCATTGGTATAGGTTCGTATGTGGTGCGTCTGGGCCAGCGTGTCATACAGATCGACAATTCGCACATCATTCTAACGGGTTATGCAGCACTGAACAAG CTACTTGGCCGCAAGGTTTATGCCTCTAATAACCAATTGGGTGGTGTACAAATTATGTACAACAATGGTGTCACACATAAGACTGAAG CTTTGGATCTCGACGGTGTGTATACTCTTCTTCAATGGCTTTCATACATTCCAGCGTACATCGGTTGTGATGTACCGATTGTGCTGCCGAATGATCGCATCGATCGCTCAGTAGATTTTATGCCAACGAAATCCCCATATGATCCTAGATGGATGCTAGCTGGGCGAGTAAATCCTG CCAATTCAAATGAATGGGAAAATGGTTTCTTCGATCGTGATAGCTGGGCAGAAATCATGAATTCTTGGGCGAAAACCGTTGTGACAGGACGTGCTCGCCTAGGTGGCGTACCAGTAGGCGTTATTGCTGTTGAAACTCGCACTGTTGAAGTCGAATTACCCGCTGATCCTGCTAATTTAGACTCTGAAGCCAAA ACACTTCAACAAGCTGGGCAGGTCTGGTATCCAGATTCTTCTTATAAAACAGCTCAAGCCATCAAAGATTTTGGACGTGAGGAGTTACCGCTGATAATATTTGCGAATTGGCGTGGGTTCTCTGGCGGCATGAAGGACATGTACGAACAGATAATTAAATTTGGCGCTTATATTGTGGACGGCTTGCGCGAATACAAAAAGCCAATCATTATCTACCTGCCGCCAAATGCTGAACTGCGTGGAGGCGCTTGGGCCGTCTTGGATTCGCTAATTAATCCACGCTATATGGAAACGTATGCAGACCCAGAGGCACGCGGTGGCGTATTGGAGCCAGAGGGTATTGTTGAAATCAAGTACAAAGAGAAGGATCTGTTGAAGACAATACATCGTCTGGATACGACGACTATAGCG CTCAAACAAGAGTTGGAACAACTGAATGCTGCTGGGGATAAGATCAATGCCGCACTAGTTGAGGAAAAGTTGAAGACACGCATCTCTCAACTGATGCACGTGTACCATACGGTAGCAGTACACTTTGCAGATCTTCACGACACGCCAGAGCGTATGTTGGAGAAGGAATGTATTAGCGAGATTGTACCATGGCGAGATTCTCGACGCTTACTCTACTGGCGTCTGCGTCGTCTGCTTCTGGAAGAtgctcttattaaaaaattgataaagGCACAAGAAAGTCTTTCGGTGGGGCAAGCCAAACAAATGTTGCGTCGCTGGTTGGTAGAAGATCGAGGTGCCACAGAT tcgTATATCTGGGATAAAAACGAAGAGATGGTGCATTGGTATGAagagcagaaaggacctgactCCGTTGTTACAAAGAACATAAACGCCGTAAAGCAAGATGCGATTATCTCGAGAATTACAGAAATGCTGGAG GATTGCCCGCATGTTGCTTTAGATGCTGTGGTGAGCATATGCCAAGGTCTGACACCGATGAATCGCGGTACTGTGGTACGTACTTTGGCACAATTAGAACTGAATGAGGAGACGACAGCATCGAATACGCAGGGATGA